In Phaseolus vulgaris cultivar G19833 chromosome 3, P. vulgaris v2.0, whole genome shotgun sequence, the sequence ACATTTTTTTACTATACAATGTGATCTCTCTCTTGCTTCTTCTTGATGGATGAATTTAAATAGGCGATGAAGAATATAGTTATTGTAAATCTATTTTTGTCCAACACAGTTAAGTGATATTCTTGCATCCGATGAGCTTGACATGAAGGATGCATAAAATGCACTTTTTTGCAATATTAATGGATCTTTTATTCTTTATGCAATATCACAATAACTGAATGTACTTATTTCTTCTTAGGTAGTGGGTCTTTACTTGAATTTGTCTGAAGGGCAAAGTCCAACAAAACAAATAGTTTTTTCCAAAGTTGACAATGTCAGCATTAGGAAGTTGttaaagaaaacaactttaACTCTTCAACCAAAAGAACATCTGATGTGACTTATACTTGATCGGATCTTCTCGGTAGACAAAAGTAACAAAAATTCCCTGTAACATAGAATACATAGAATAAACATATAGAAACTTATGTAGTATGAAGTTAGCTTAAATTTATGTGTTTTATATGAATATACCAATGCTTATTAGACGTAAAATAAGATTGTACAATCTTATATCGTCTTTTAGATGAAATATgataatgttttatatttaattattttttaatacttaattaaaattatgtgtGTTGGACTTTCTTTTAACAATGTCtttcagtacaaaaataatcTTGAAACTTTGATATTTTCTCAAAATATCTCTTCATTATGTATTATACTAAATGATAATATCTTGTGTGTACATGAAGAAccaatttattaagaaaataaatgtgAAGAGTCAacttaaataaatgaaatatttgatGCTGCGAATGTGTGTGGAGAACTCATTTTGGAAAGAAACATTTTTGGGCTTTTCTAaaagttaataatttttataattaaaaatggttagaataaataattaaaaaacactATGATTTTGAATcagattatattaaaattaattattttaagattgaAAAATTTAACGTGTTAGTATTGAAGTGATAAAACGGTCGTATCGGATAATATTGTAAATTTAAAGGATCCAAATGAAAacagtaaaatttaaaattgctAAAATGATAAggaagtaaaaaatattttaccaaAAAGAAAAGTGTAAGTTTCATAAATATAATCTGTTACTTATTGATATACATTTAATCAtcctttttttaatctttataaatataatatacataGTAACTTCCTTTACCTAATACAAAAAAACcatgaataaatattaatagaTAATTGAGAAAGTTGTGTTTTTAAGCacacagatgaagttattcTAGAAAAAAAGAAGCATAAACGATGAAGCCCTTACATTAAGCATATTGTAAAGTGatgttttaaaaaagaaaataaaataaaaaaaagttggtaGTTTAGTTAGGACAGCGTCGGTGGCGGCAATATCGTCATACGCGGAAACCAAGAACATTTTCCTTCACCTTCAATTTTACTTCtaaagtttaaatttatttaaataacataaaattaaatagtttCAGGAATAATCATATTTAAGAGTATTATATCCGTTTCTAaagaaatgaataaatatatcattaataaattaaattaaaaaattatagtgatttatttattatataattaagagTTATTTAGCACCTTGGTGAATCCGAAAATGTTTATTTGTTGAACTAACCCAACGATAAAACGGTGATGGGAGAAAGGTTCACTGCCAGAGGACCACGGTGTTCACGCAATCGATCCCAACCACGAATGAAATCGAGATCGCTAATCTTAATGTACGGTGAGATGAAGATAGTATTACTGTAGTCTTGGATACATAGAAAAAAAACTCCCCACCGCAAATCCACGCTGTTCATAtattctcttctttcttctcttgttaCTCTCACCACCGCTTCCTCCTGCTTTTTCTTCTATCATATGTCTGATTTTTTTCTCTCACACGCAACCCACAGTGCCAAAGTGTACACACAACACTTCACacactatttttctttttcctctttcCGTTGTGAGTGAGAATAGAGAAGTGATCGAAGAAGCCCTCAAAAAGAGAAGCACTTACTCGAGACATCAAAATGGGATCTGGGGCGGGTAATTTTCTCAAGGTGCTTCTCAGAAACTTCGATGTCCTTGCTGGGTAtgtttcttctcttctttctcttaaatgtgctttttcttttcttttagaTTCATATATTACattgtctttttttttgtttctattgcAGGCCTGTCGTTAGTCTTGTTTATCCTCTGTAAGCGCAATCTCAAAATCTCCCTCTTTTCCTTACATTCAggattttgtttttcttgaatATTCCGTTTGCATTTATTCTATCGAACTGTTAGGTCAAATTGTTGCTTGAGAATAAAATACAGTGACTCCTGATTGGCCTGGGTTTTTGTATTATGATGCAGATATGCTTCGATTAGGGCAATTGAGACCAAGTCTCCTATTGATGATCAGCAATGGCTCACTTACTGGGTTCTCTATTCCTTAATCACCCTCTTTGAACTCACATTTGCTAAACTACTTGAATGGTATGCCACGTTTTTTTGTAatcttttttatcatttttcttgtttgtgttaattatttTTGAAGGTTGATGAGTACTCTGTAAATGCGGTGATAAATTTGTTCTGTTTTCTTGAGAAATtgtagttaattaaaatatacttcTAGGTTTTAGGGGGTAAGTCTGACTTTGGACACATGTTAATTTAGGGATATTCATGAAATCTTTGTCTTTTTATGATTAATTTGGATGTAATTTATGGtaagaaaattaagaagaaaaagCAGCTGCTAAATTATTATGTACATAGACACGAGCATGAATGCAATGAGGTATTATGGAAGGCACCAGAAAAGGCTTCAATGAGAACATTATTCATAATGTAACCAGATGTTGAATTTACTGTAATGTATTTTCTGTGTCATATCAAGCTTTTGTATGAGTTTAGTTGTGACATATATGTTTAGAGTGGTGCAGGGTAATCTATTTAACTTGTGGCTGAATTTTCACAACTATGTGTTTTAGGATTCCGATATGGCCTTATGCAAAGCTGATTGCAACCTGCTGGTTGGTCCTTCCTTACTTTAGTGGTGCTGCATATGTATATGAACATTATGTGAGACCTTTATATGTCAATCCTCAAACCATTAACATCTGGTACATTCCAAGGAAAAAGGACACCTTTGGTAAGCGAGATGACATTCTAACTGCTGCAGAGAAGTACATCCAAGAGAATGGAACAGATGCATTTGAGAATCTGATCAATAGGGTATTTCCATCTATAGAAACCCAGTTGTTCAGTAATTTTGCTTTGTTTTTGCATACGACTTTGTGCTAATAACGGTGCTATCGATTTGCAGGCTGATAAATCCAGAAGGGGTAGCGGTTATTATACAGCGTATGATGAGACTTATTAACTGAAATTAAGTAATTTATGTCTTTCGTGGATGTACATGTTACTTATAGTTTGTTTTTCCCTCTGGCGATACTTTACTCTTTTTTTCCAACCCTGTATTATTATCCTGTAGCTTGGGATTAGTCATCTATGTTTTGTATAATGGCTTATGACGCCCATGGTATGTATAATGTTAGTTCAACAGCAGAAATTcgttgattttatttatttattttgttatattccCAACAACGATGTTATATAGGAATGCAATTATGTAATGCCACTATAGATCTCATTGCAAAAACATCTTTTTGTAAATCTTGTTATAGTCACCAATTAGCCAGACTAGAAGTAAATTTCTATAGACAACGCCATGAAGTAGACTATACGCATgaactaaaactaaaatatcaTGCCAGACGAAAACAGATGCAGTAACGAAAATGGGGTTGATATGGTTGCCATATGTATTGAAAATCTCATACTTTAGACAATATTAAACAAAGTAAATTCCTAGAGTCATTCTGAgtccgtttcatacgtgggagGCCCTGACCACTTCTATTTCCCTCGATCGTATAAAAACACATGTATGCGGGGAGCGGGTAGAGGAATGCAATTGTATATATTTCCAATATATTAAAGTGGTGAATAGGGGTAGAGGAATACAATTGTATATATTTCCAATATATTAAAGTGCGGAATAGGGTAGAGGAATACAATTGTATATATTTCCAATATATTAAAGTGATGAATAGGTAGAGGAATACAATTGTATATATTTCCACTATATTAAAGTGGTGAATAGGAGTTGAAATCAAGTAGACCATAGTTTGCTAAACTTTCTCCCTCGTAGTTAACAGAGATTTACTCCATCTCTTTTTATCACTTTTTGTTCTTTAAAAATCATAACCActcattttttgttttagtaGCTTACGTGGATGATTTTATTCTCGCATAGGAAATACATCATACCAAGCATTTTCTTAATCACCAATTCAGAATTCATGAGTTGGAAATCTAAAATGGTATTTCGGATTTGAAATTGTTCGTTCTCGCAAAGAAATACATGTTTGCGAAAGGAAATATGTTTTGGAAATACTTTCTGACATGGGTCTCCTAGCTGCTaaaccttccaaaactcttcCGACCAAAGATACCATGATTCACAAGAGTGATGGAAAACCCTAGATGATCCGGCTGTTTCCACATGCTCTAAACTTCaaactttaaacttttttaGATTTTGATTGCACAAGCTGTGTGGATACTAGAAGATCCACCACCTGTATCTTACCTTACCAAGCTGTCTGAAATTTAACCCCTAA encodes:
- the LOC137807777 gene encoding HVA22-like protein a, giving the protein MGSGAGNFLKVLLRNFDVLAGPVVSLVYPLYASIRAIETKSPIDDQQWLTYWVLYSLITLFELTFAKLLEWIPIWPYAKLIATCWLVLPYFSGAAYVYEHYVRPLYVNPQTINIWYIPRKKDTFGKRDDILTAAEKYIQENGTDAFENLINRADKSRRGSGYYTAYDETY